One Lampris incognitus isolate fLamInc1 chromosome 18, fLamInc1.hap2, whole genome shotgun sequence genomic region harbors:
- the ssr2 gene encoding translocon-associated protein subunit beta has translation MMMSVLNVLVLLALLGLGTGEEGARLLASKSLLNRYAVEGRDLTLQYNIYNVGTSAALEVELSDDSFPPEDFGIVSGMLNVKWDRIAPASNVSHTVVLRPLKAGYFNFTSASVSYLAQEGGPVVDGYTSAPGQGGILAQREFDRRFSPHYLDWAAFGVMTLPSIGIPLLLWYSSKRKYDSAKAKKN, from the exons ATGATG ATGAGTGTCCTGAACGTCTTGGTGCTGCTGGCCTTGCTTGGCCTGGGAACAGGGGAAGAAGGAGCTCGACTGCTGGCTTCCAAGTCCCTGTTGAACCGCTATGCTGTGGAGGGCCGCGACCTCACGTTACAGTATAACATCTACAATGTCGGCACCAG CGCTGCCCTGGAAGTTGAGCTGTCGGATGATTCCTTCCCCCCTGAAGACTTCGGGATCGTTTCAGGCATGCTAAATGTCAAATGGGACCGAATTGCACC AGCCAGCAATGTTTCTCACACTGTGGTCCTGCGCCCTCTGAAGGCTGGTTACTTCAACTTCACCTCTGCATCTGTCAGCTACCTGGCACAGGAGGGAGGACCTGTTGTG GATGGCTACACCAGTGCCCCAGGACAGGGAGGCATCTTGGCTCAGAGGGAGTTTGATAGGCGCTTCTCTCCTCATTAT CTAGACTGGGCTGCATTCGGCGTCATGACCCTCCCCTCCATTGGCATCCCCCTGCTCCTCTGGTACTCAAGCAAGAGGAAATATGACTCGGCAAAGGCCAAAAAGAATTAA